Below is a genomic region from Deltaproteobacteria bacterium.
GGATCGAGCCGGGACATTTTATGCAGCTTGGCCGTGATATCCATTTCACCAAACATATCAAGATTGTTGTTTGAAGCGGCGCCGTCGGTTCCCAGACCAACAGGCACGCCGGCGTCCAGTAATTCGGGCACCGGGGCTATGCCTGAGGCCAGCTTCATATTGCTGCTCGGGTTGTGAACCACCCTGACGCCGCGTTTGGCCAGAAGCTCAATTTCACCATCTTCAAGGACGACACAGTGATCGGCGATGAGATTGGGCGAAAGCAGGTCCAGGTTGTTTAAATGCTGAATCGGCGAGGCGTTATACTGTTTTTTAATGTCAGAGACCTCATGCGGTGATTCAGAAGCGTGGATGATCAGAGGCACCTTTTTTTTATCGGCCAGGTCTTTGCAGGCCTTAAGCAGGTCAGGGGAGCAGGTATAGAGCGCATGAGGTTCGACGGCGATGCTCACGCGCTCATGGCCGTGCCACTGGTCAATAAGCTTTGCCGTGAACTTGAGACTTTCTTCAGCAGGCCCATAATTAGGGGACGGGAAGTCATACAGAACTTCGCCCACCAGAGCCCTCAGACCCGACCGTTCGACCGCCCGGGCCACCTCATGCTCAAAGAGGTACATATCACAAAAAGTGGTGGTCCCTGAAAGAATCATCTCTGCACATCCAAGCAAGGCCCCCCAGTAAACCATATCGCCGGTCAATTTTTTTTCAGCCGGGAAGATCGCTTCGTTGAGCCAGGTTGCGAGAGGGAGGTCGTCGGCCAGTCCGCGAAAGCAGGTCATGGAGACGTGCGTATGCGCATTGATCAAACCTGGCATGACCAGAGTGCGGCCGCCGGTCAGAACCCGGGCGCCCGTTCCGTGAGCGGCCATAATTTCGTCTCGAGGCCCCACCGCCATGATTTTTGATCCGCTGACGGCTACCGCTCCGTTCGCAATGACTGCTCCCGGCTTGTCCTGGGTGAGGATGATATCTCCTGCTGCTATTAGATCGGCCATGGTCTTATTCCCCTTAAGTATTTAGGTCGGCTCGTTTCTTTAAATTCAGCGGCCCGGTTGTTAAATGTCCTGCCAGTATAGACATTTCCCCCGGCATTTCAAGACATTGAACTATCGCCTTTTAATAAGGTATTGACAACTACTTTGAGGCGCTATCATACTCAAACCTCGAAATTACGCCTCAGCCCTTTGGAGAGTTTTAATAATAGGCCTGACAAAGCTTATTTTAAGTGCCTGGCGGGCCGGGTATATAGCGCGCGGATTTTAATGTAGTGTTTAGACTTGGTTCCGCAGCCAGTTGAATCTGCCTGATTTGTTTCTATAATATAAAATATCTTTAAACCTTTTCCTTGAATTGTGCTCCGGTCTGATGATAGTCTGATTTCATGAAAAAATCTTTATCCCAAGGGATGGGAAATGCAGATTAATGAATTCATGAGCCGCGAGGTATTTACAGTCCAGGCAACGGCCAGCATCGAGGAGGCGGCAGCGTTGCTCAAGGAACACGACATCAGGCACCTGCCTGTGGTCGAAGGGAAGAAGCTGATCGGCCTGGTCACTGAGGGAGAGATTCGCGGTGCGATCTTTCCAGCCATGATCGAAGACATCGGAGTCAAAGACTTAATGAACACGGACCCCATAACCGTTCGCCCTGAGACCCGGCTCGAAGAGGCGGTCCGTTTGGTATATCAGCACAAAATAGGGTGCTTACCTGTAGTTGATCACGACGGGAATCTTATGGGCATCATAACCGTGGTTGACATGCTGGCTTCTCTGATCGAGCTGATGGGGCTTCTTTCAGAAAGCTCCCGGCTTGATTTGGCCCTGCCATCACGGCCCGAGGCCTTCGAGGAAGTTACCCATATTATTCAGGCCAATGGAGGCCAGATCGTCGGTGTGAGCCTGACGCAGGTGAGTGAGGGCCAGCCGGTTTATCTTTTTCGTCTTAAGAAAATGAATCTCGACCCTATGGTTAAAAAACTGGAGAAGGCCGGATTTAAAGTCATTTCCAAACTGGATTAAATTGTTGCTTCAAAGTTTTTATGCCAAAATCCAGCCAGAGAAAGATGATTCTGGTCAAATGTTTTCAAAACAGAGGATATAACCTTTACGCAGCCGATACGGGGCGACATGAAGCGAGGTCAATGTGGCTAGGAAGTACAAAGTAAACAAGACTTACCAGGAAATAAATGACCGGATCAAAAAGGGTAAGGCCGTCGTTTTAACCGCGGAAGAAGTCATGGCGGTGGTTAAAAAAAGCGGGCCGGTCAAGACGGCCCGAGAGGTGGATGTGGTTACGACCGGAACCTTCTCACCCATGTGCTCTTCAGGCGCTTTTTTGAATTTCGGACACACCAAACCGCCCATTAAGGCTTCCCGTGTCTGGATTAATGATGTGCCCGCCTATGCCGGTGTGGCCGCGATTGACGTTTATATCGGCGCAACCGAACCGGCTGAAGGCGATCCACTGAACAGTGTCTATCCAGGCGAGTTCAAATACGGCGGCGGACATGTTATTCAGGAGTTGACCGCGGGTAAGAAAGTCAGGCTTCAGGCCACAGGTTATGGCACGGACTGTTATCCGAGGCGAGATTTTGAGAAATCCTTCACCGTGAATGAACTCCCGGATGCGATCCTCTGTAATCCCCGCAATGGGTATCAGAATTACAACTGCGCCGTCAATTCGACCAGAAAGATAATTTACACTTACATGGGGCCTCTCAAGCCTCATTTTGGAAACGCCAACCACTGTACCTCAGGCCAGCTGTCCCCGCTTTTTAATGATCCATACTTCATGACCATCGGCCTGGGCACCCGGATCTTTCTGGGCGGGGCTCAAGGTTATGTCACCTGGCCGGGAACACAGCACAACCCTGACCCGCCGCGAGGCAAAAACGGCGTGCCTCTCAAGATCGGCGGAACGATGATGGTCGTGGGCAACCTTAAAGAAATGAACCCCCGCTATCTGGTCGGGGCCTCCATACTCGGGTACGGCTGCACTCTCACCGTTGGACTGGGTATCCCCATACCAATTCTCAATGAGGAGATAGCCCGGTTTGTGGGGGTTTCTAATGACAAGATATTTACCCAGGTCGTGGATTATGGTGTGGATTACCCCAAGGGAACGGGCAAGACGTTGGGCCAGGTCAGCTATGCCGAACTTTTTTCCGGCACGATTACCTTGGCTGGAAAGGAGATTCCAACCGTCCCTCTCTCTTCTCTGATAATGGCTCGTGAAATTGCCGAAATTCTCAAACAATGGATCCAGCAGGGTGAGTTCCTGCTGGGCGAACCCCAGATGCTCCTGCCTTCGGTTCGGAAATAGGAGAGACAAAGGCATTTTCTCAGGCCGAAATAAACCCCGTCGCTCGTCTGACCGCGCTTAAGCCAGGCAAATATGAGAGCAGGGTTTATCCCCGTGCGGACAGGTTCATTCGGAAAATTATTTTTTTTAGCTTAAAGCAGGGCCTTGATTTCCCTTTCCCAAAAATTCCTCTGGACAACTCCGGTCACCTGCCTCACGGTTTGACCCTGACGATTGATCAGGAAGCTGGTCGGTATCCCTCTAAAATTCCCGTAATCCCTTACAATCTTTTTTTTCTGCTCGCCAGCGTAAAGAACGATGTAATTGACCTTATACTGGGCTGCAAACTGCCTGACGCGTCCCATGTCCGAGGTGTCGAGCGAGACGCCGATGATGTTCAAGCCGGATGGTCCGTATTTCTCTTGGAGCTGCACGAAGTCCGGGATTTCTTCCCGGCAGGGCGGGCACCAGGTGGCCCAGAAGTTGAGAAGGATCACTTGGCCTTTAAAGTCCGACAGGCCGATCATCTTGTGCTCCAGGTTTGGCAGGATAAAGTCCGCGGCCCGGGGGTACTGCTTGTCATTTTCCGCAGTGCAGGAAAGCATCACTACTGACAGAGCCAGGAGCATGAACAAAAGGCGATAGGTTTTTTTCATTAACAATGCCTCTTTTTTGCTTATTTTCATAAATGTAACACGGCCTGGTTCAATGTAAACCCCGCCTGAGGTTGAATTTGGAGCTTCCCTTGATCGGCCGGCCCTTCCTGATGGCTTCCCTCACTTCACGGGCCGTTGTCCGGGGATGCGGATCGAATTCCAGGTCAATAATGAAGGCCTTCACACCGGCCAGGGACTTGAACTTAAGCAGCGGGGATAGAAACATGGGCTGTTCGGCAAAAACCTGGCAGATTCCACCATTAACATACAGCCTGAATCGTTCCCGGCGAGAACTCAACACCGGCAGGTTATCCCTGAGACCGGCTGGATTGAAACGCGAGGTGAACAAAGGAGGACGGCCATAGATATAGAGCAGACGGGCTATCGGGCCGGGCCGACTCAATATCCGCCTCAAGCCCTTTTCATCGTTTTCCACGGATAACGTCACTCCGTCCAGCCCCAGGACCTTAAGCTGCGCCTCGGCCTGAGTATTGAGGCAGTTGAGGCGGTGGTCGGCATAGATTTTCAGCCTGCGGCCCGGCCGCTTAATAAGGGACTGGCTCAACATATCAAGATGACCCAGATTGGAGATCATCAGCCCGGCGAAATTCATTCGTTTCAGAGCCGTCAGATCCTGACGGAGCTCCTCCGCTTCCGGACCGAAGAGCAACGGCGGCAAGGCCCAGATCACCCGTTCGAATAAATGACCCCGCCGCCGCTTGAGTTTCATGGCCCGTTTCAGGTTGGACCTGGTCAAAGGCAGGATGATTCTGCCCGGCTTGAGCTCGCTCAGGTCTGAAACTTCCTCGGTTCGAGCCACCCGGTACCAGGCCTCGGGCCTAGATCGGCCGGTCGGAGCCAGGGCTGTCCTGGACCTTGGTTTGAAATCGTTCAGGATTCGATTCAAGTTTTGGGAGGCCTTGAGCCTTGGGAGCGGAGCTTTTTTAAAATCCATGATAAAAGGGGAACGCAGGGATTCCTTTTCTCCGCGGGCGCTGTCCACCTTGAATATCAGGTCGCCGCTGGACAGTGGGAAGGGTGAGTTTAAAACGACTTCCTGCCTTTGAGCTGCTTTTTTAATCTTTGATTCGGCCTGTATCATTGCCTTGAGGGTAAAGGCCTGGCGCTCGCCGCCCCGCTTGAATTGCGCCCGGAGACGATCCCCGACCATGACTTCGGACTTCAGCTTTATGCGGCCGCCGCCTTGGACCGGTTCCTTGATCCGGCCCAGGTAGAGTCCTGATGTGGGGGAAAGGTCCGGGGCCAAGGCATCGGCCGGTTGAGAACTTAACAGGAAGCCTTTTGAACCTTTGCGCCCCAAACTCTTCTCGATCAGGCTTCTGGCCTCAGCCAGGGCCTGCTCCCAGTTCTCCTCTGAAGCGTCCACTAGTATTCGGTAGGCCTTGACCACAGTGGAAACATAATGAGCTCCCTTCATCCTGCCTTCAATTTTTATGGCAGCCAGGTTCAAATTTTTCATCGAGCGTATCAGCTCGGCTGCGTCCAGATCGGTCGGGGAAAAAAAGTAGGCGGTCCTCCGGCCGCTGGTATAACGCCGGCGGCAGGGCTGAGTGCAGGCTCCCCTCAGGCTTCCTTTACCGCCGAGAAAGCTGGACATGAGGCAGAGTCCGGAAAAACAAAAGCATAAAGCCCCATGGACAAATACTTCCAGGCCGAGGTCCGTATTTTGAGACAGCGCTTTGATTTCCTTCAGGGTTAGTTCACGGGCCAGGATGGCCCGATCAAACCCGAGCTTTTCCAGAATACGAAGTCCGGATAAGTTGTGGCAGCCCATCAGCGTGGAAGCATGGACTTCGAGGATGGGGAAGTGCTTTTTAATCATATTTAAAAGACCCAGGTCCTGAAGGATGAGTGCGTCCGGTTTGATTTGAACCAGGGCTTCCAGCGTTCGGGCCGCTGGTAAAAGGTCCTCCTCTTTGAAAAGGGCGTTAATAGCGATGTAAACTTTAACTCCACGTTCGTGAGCCACCGGAACCAGCCGGGCCAGATCCGTCAGGGAAAAATTTTCGGCAAAGGCCCGGGCTGAAAATTCCTTTAGGCCTAAATAAACGGCGTCCGCACCGGCATCAACGGCTGCGGCCAGGGTGGCCAGGCTGCCTGCCGGCGCCAGAACTTCCAGCTTGCGCCTAGCCATGTGACTTAAAAAGGGTCTGGATTGGTCTTTGGTTTTTTTCAAGCGCTGATTCCTCAAATTCGCTGACCTGCCTGGTGAGCATGGCCAATACGGTTGCGATCGTGATTAAGACCTCAGTGGATTTTGACTTTTTCAGCCTCTTTTGTCCATAAAAAATATTGCGCTTTTTCCTGAAGCCTGCCTGTTTTTTTATATATGTATTTTTTCGCGATGAAGGCAGGGGCCTTCATCGGGTAATCCTCAATCCAAATTTAATCTCTTGTTAAGTTTGAAGAGATGCTGGAAAGACCCCTTGTCAGCGGTCGGGCCGTTGAAATAGTCTGCGTTAAGATTAGACCAGCAATTATAGCTTGTGAATACCAATCGTATATGCTAACACTAACAACAATTCCTGATCAGAAAGGCCGCTTTACAGGGTAGAAACTCTGATGATAGCCGGGAGAAACGATGCTGGTGAAGTTCTGGGGGGTGCGGGGCTCAATTCCGGCGCCGATCCGTACAGAGCAGGTTAGCGCCAAGATAATAAAGGCCCTGAGCCTGGCTAAAAATGTAGACCTTGAAGACGAAGAAGCCATTAGCAGCTTTGTCCAAGGCCTGCCTTTTGAGATTAAGGGAACTTATGGCGGAAACACCGCATGTGTGGAGGTCCGCAGCGGAGAAACGATTATCATCCTGGATGCAGGTTCTGGGGTCAGGGACCTGGGGCTTTCCCTTATGAAAGACAAATTTGACGAGGGAGAAGGCACCGCCCATTTTCTCATCAGCCATACGCACTGGGATCACATTCAAGGCTTCCCTTATTTCGTCCCGGCCTTGGTTTCGGGCAATCGAATTCTGATATACAGCCCCAAAGAGGATCTGGCCCAGAGGTTCATTGCCCAGCAGATGGATCAGGACATGTTCCCAATTCGTCTGGAGACCATGGGGGCTGAAATTGAATTCGTGCGTCTTGCCGAGCAGAATGTGGATATCGGCGGGCTCTCGGTCAGCCATATGTTGATGCGTCATCCCGGCGGGTCGTATGCCTACCGGCTGGAAGAGAATGGCAGAGCGCTAATTTACGCCACCGATGCCGAGTATCCAAAGCTCAATCAGACGGCTATTCAGCCTTATCTTGATTTCTTCACAGGCGCGGATACCCTGATATTCGATGCCATGTATACCTTTTCCGAGGCGGTGGCTAAAATAGGCTGGGGGCATGGCGCTGTCTATGTTGGAGTTGATCTAGCCGTGAAGGCCGGTGTTAAACGCCTGGTGCTCTTTCATCACGAGCCGACGTATGATGATGATAAGTTCAAGGAAATCCTTGAGAAGACCAAAACCTACTACAATCTGGTCCGGGAAAACACTGACCTGGAGATCATAATAGCTATGGAGGGGCTAGAGCTTGAAATTTGATCCGGGTAAATTGGCTTTTTTTAAATTTTTGGTTCATCTGAACGCTCTGCCTTTTTTGTTTAAAAGAGAGCTGGAAGACTTTTCCCAGGCATAAGAATATTACATGACTCCTAAATTCAGCAATATCAGAGCCTCAATCAATAGACCCGATAAGCCCCTTCGCTCGAATTCATGACCTTACATATCTGGTTGCCAGGGTTTTTTCAGCAGCTTTTTTGGAGATAAACCAGATTTAAAATCCTCGTCCATCCCGGTTAAAAGTCATTTTCAAGCCCCCAGCATGTTGCTCCTGTTAACCGATGCAGCTCATACCAAGTTGCGATCAAACATTTACTAATGAATCGTCATTGCGAGCGAAGCATAGTAGGGTTGGCCTTTATTGACATATGAAAGACCAGAAATATACGGGCGGGGATAAACCCCGCCCCTACTCTAAACCGGTATTGTAGGGGTGGGGTTTATCCCCGCCCTCTTCCAAAACTTGAAAATAGTTTCTTTGCCAAATAACCCTATGGCTCCTGCCGAAGGACCTAGCGCTCGCAATGACAGGAAGGTGGATTTTGTACATAGTTGAATGCAACTTAATATTATTTTGTCTCAGGTCATTTAAGCCCAAGGCAGGAGATGGTTGGAGGGTCAAAAAAAATGCTTCGAGATTCCATTGTCAATCCTTCTCTGGGATGATATCTTGAATATCAAATCGAAATTCACAGCATTGCCGCTAGGGCCAGAGGCAAGAACATGGAAAATGGCAGTATGAGACAGAAGGTTAGAGATATATACGGGTTTATCCAGAATAACCTTTATCTGAACCGCCCGGATATGAGGGTGGGGGAGGAATCCTTCAACTCAGCGCTTCTATTCAGCCTCTTGACCGCCCTGAATCGCGGCAAGGAACTCATCATCGGTGAACCGGGGCTCGGAAAGACCACGTCGGCCGAGTATGTCGGCGCCATGATCTATCGGCTGCCGCTGGGTTTAATTTGGGCCAGCGAGGTCTCAGGTCACCCGGAACAGACCGAGGAGAAGATCATCGGCCGACCCGATCTCGGTCGCCTGAATCAGGGTGAGGAGGTGGTGGTCTGGTCCTATCTGGCTCAGCTTCCCATTAAGATCATAGATGAAATCAACCGACTTCCCGAGACCAAGCAAAGCATGATCCTGGATGGTGTGGACCGTGGCAACTGGGAATACCTGAACGATGTGATCATCAATGAGGAGTTCTGCCTCTTTGCCACAGCGAACTATCAGGACCGGGGGACCAATACCCTGATCGCCCCGTTGATAGATCGGTTCGATGTGATGGTGGAATCCAGGCATCCAGGTGCTAACATGGCCTATTTGATCGGCATGAAGGAGAGGTATGA
It encodes:
- a CDS encoding MBL fold metallo-hydrolase, coding for MLVKFWGVRGSIPAPIRTEQVSAKIIKALSLAKNVDLEDEEAISSFVQGLPFEIKGTYGGNTACVEVRSGETIIILDAGSGVRDLGLSLMKDKFDEGEGTAHFLISHTHWDHIQGFPYFVPALVSGNRILIYSPKEDLAQRFIAQQMDQDMFPIRLETMGAEIEFVRLAEQNVDIGGLSVSHMLMRHPGGSYAYRLEENGRALIYATDAEYPKLNQTAIQPYLDFFTGADTLIFDAMYTFSEAVAKIGWGHGAVYVGVDLAVKAGVKRLVLFHHEPTYDDDKFKEILEKTKTYYNLVRENTDLEIIIAMEGLELEI
- a CDS encoding U32 family peptidase, whose product is MKKTKDQSRPFLSHMARRKLEVLAPAGSLATLAAAVDAGADAVYLGLKEFSARAFAENFSLTDLARLVPVAHERGVKVYIAINALFKEEDLLPAARTLEALVQIKPDALILQDLGLLNMIKKHFPILEVHASTLMGCHNLSGLRILEKLGFDRAILARELTLKEIKALSQNTDLGLEVFVHGALCFCFSGLCLMSSFLGGKGSLRGACTQPCRRRYTSGRRTAYFFSPTDLDAAELIRSMKNLNLAAIKIEGRMKGAHYVSTVVKAYRILVDASEENWEQALAEARSLIEKSLGRKGSKGFLLSSQPADALAPDLSPTSGLYLGRIKEPVQGGGRIKLKSEVMVGDRLRAQFKRGGERQAFTLKAMIQAESKIKKAAQRQEVVLNSPFPLSSGDLIFKVDSARGEKESLRSPFIMDFKKAPLPRLKASQNLNRILNDFKPRSRTALAPTGRSRPEAWYRVARTEEVSDLSELKPGRIILPLTRSNLKRAMKLKRRRGHLFERVIWALPPLLFGPEAEELRQDLTALKRMNFAGLMISNLGHLDMLSQSLIKRPGRRLKIYADHRLNCLNTQAEAQLKVLGLDGVTLSVENDEKGLRRILSRPGPIARLLYIYGRPPLFTSRFNPAGLRDNLPVLSSRRERFRLYVNGGICQVFAEQPMFLSPLLKFKSLAGVKAFIIDLEFDPHPRTTAREVREAIRKGRPIKGSSKFNLRRGLH
- a CDS encoding TlpA family protein disulfide reductase, translating into MKKTYRLLFMLLALSVVMLSCTAENDKQYPRAADFILPNLEHKMIGLSDFKGQVILLNFWATWCPPCREEIPDFVQLQEKYGPSGLNIIGVSLDTSDMGRVRQFAAQYKVNYIVLYAGEQKKKIVRDYGNFRGIPTSFLINRQGQTVRQVTGVVQRNFWEREIKALL
- a CDS encoding homocysteine biosynthesis protein: MARKYKVNKTYQEINDRIKKGKAVVLTAEEVMAVVKKSGPVKTAREVDVVTTGTFSPMCSSGAFLNFGHTKPPIKASRVWINDVPAYAGVAAIDVYIGATEPAEGDPLNSVYPGEFKYGGGHVIQELTAGKKVRLQATGYGTDCYPRRDFEKSFTVNELPDAILCNPRNGYQNYNCAVNSTRKIIYTYMGPLKPHFGNANHCTSGQLSPLFNDPYFMTIGLGTRIFLGGAQGYVTWPGTQHNPDPPRGKNGVPLKIGGTMMVVGNLKEMNPRYLVGASILGYGCTLTVGLGIPIPILNEEIARFVGVSNDKIFTQVVDYGVDYPKGTGKTLGQVSYAELFSGTITLAGKEIPTVPLSSLIMAREIAEILKQWIQQGEFLLGEPQMLLPSVRK
- a CDS encoding CBS domain-containing protein; amino-acid sequence: MQINEFMSREVFTVQATASIEEAAALLKEHDIRHLPVVEGKKLIGLVTEGEIRGAIFPAMIEDIGVKDLMNTDPITVRPETRLEEAVRLVYQHKIGCLPVVDHDGNLMGIITVVDMLASLIELMGLLSESSRLDLALPSRPEAFEEVTHIIQANGGQIVGVSLTQVSEGQPVYLFRLKKMNLDPMVKKLEKAGFKVISKLD
- a CDS encoding amidohydrolase gives rise to the protein MADLIAAGDIILTQDKPGAVIANGAVAVSGSKIMAVGPRDEIMAAHGTGARVLTGGRTLVMPGLINAHTHVSMTCFRGLADDLPLATWLNEAIFPAEKKLTGDMVYWGALLGCAEMILSGTTTFCDMYLFEHEVARAVERSGLRALVGEVLYDFPSPNYGPAEESLKFTAKLIDQWHGHERVSIAVEPHALYTCSPDLLKACKDLADKKKVPLIIHASESPHEVSDIKKQYNASPIQHLNNLDLLSPNLIADHCVVLEDGEIELLAKRGVRVVHNPSSNMKLASGIAPVPELLDAGVPVGLGTDGAASNNNLDMFGEMDITAKLHKMSRLDPTVMDANTVLDMATTIGARVLGMGDKIGRLAPGYLADLIVLDLDRPHLTPLYNPRSHLVYAASGADVIHSVVHGRVLMEDRRLTTLDLEELFLKMAEISEIMAEVIKK